The Oncorhynchus kisutch isolate 150728-3 linkage group LG14, Okis_V2, whole genome shotgun sequence genomic sequence TTTTAAGAGTGATCatcttaagtgataatgccatgCCAATATATTGTCCAAACACCAGCttcaagggcattatcacttttgtACAAcgagttaccaacatattcaaataatgattgacatattttcattaaaaacgttatttggatgaatttattcatactatgtcatccttccacaagatatagtccctacccaagccggctggtcgtttgtTCTATTGGTTCTGTTGAcagagacgtgacccagtcgttcgttctaaatgttccattgctatactggctggcaacgttcttatcccttgcttgctagctagccaactacggctaacttacagtcacgtcaaacgtCAAAAAGAataacagtagctgcatttgcatttgtttaagctgttttccagTGACTTTTATTTGGATGCATCCGTacacaatgagctaatgaggcgcgatttcgcctggcatagaaaatgtgctcactcgtcagaagtgacactgttgttcagaggagctaaccaacaacacagccaacacaatcacttcaaactgaatctGGAatgactgcaaactagctgcacttcatttcatttgacattttttcaattggcatttctttgtatatatatccataaaaatgataccagctgattcatgatttagacTGGCTGAGAacagctgcctgcctgtctgtctgtctcaacccAAACCCCCGACCCTCACACGTTCATTACTaggggacagctggagatcgaatttgaatattgcaacaatgttgcaaatgtcggagagacagaagGCAAGGTTTATGCAAATCTACGCTTTTAGAATAAACTAGATGTtattctaaaagaaatgtgagatgaTGTCTAGAaactttttatagtggagatcaaggttataaattgcctggctgggctgatgagatagtggattgcacagtcagatggaacataTAGACATTTTAACATCAATGCCCTTTAAACCAATCAGCATTcgggattagacccacccattgtgtAACGTCTGTTAATGAGACAGATGAGCCCTATGACAGAAACATTTTATAACCAGACTTTTTAAAATCTATTCTGCAGTTATTTGATTAAATTGAATTCCATAGTAGATTATTTAGTCCATCTCACATTAAAATGATATTGAGCAGTTCTGTATTATTGATCACACAGTCGACATCTGCAAAGGAATATTTTTCAGAGTTTGGAATGACTAGAGACAGattgttgtgcgtgtgtgtgtgcctcggGTTACCAGATCACCTGGCCTGAGTTCCTGATTGCCAGGTGGTTTATCTGCATTTTGACAGTTTTGTGTTTCACTTGTGGTTTCCTTCTGCCACATGATTGATATGATTGTGAAACCCTGAAACCTCCATCTGAAGTTACCTCAGTGACATTATCTTTACTTAACAAGCTGCTTACAAGTCTGTCAACTGAGAGAGATTAAATTAcctatctgtgtctgtgtgtgcacagTCTCTCCAACGAAACCAACTCAAGAAGATTCCAAGATGCCGGACACAATGTGTGTAAGACTGTTGCTTTTAAAAAGCTGTCTCTTCATCTTTCATCCATCACATCTTTCAGGTCAAACCAAGTAAGGTTACAAAACACTGTCCAGTGGCCACAGTATGTCGAGAAGGAATAGCTCATTTGTAGCCTGCAATTTAACCTCCCAATATAGTAGCCTAGGCTTAGAATTAGGTCACCTCTTTCTCTAGTTTGCTGACCTTCTTCCATCCAGCGTGTATATTTCACTCTGTCTTGGTGGAGGCTTCACACCCATGTCCGTCATGTGACCGCACATGCGGTTTGGATGGAGCGTGCATCCTGTCATAGTTTCTGACCTCTGCCCTTCCCTCCAGTATGTCCAAAGAACCCTCTTCCAACCTGGAGAACGCAATGCAGATGCTGATCAAAACCTTCCACAAGTACTCGGGGAAGGAGGGGGACAAGTACACTCTGAGCCgtggagagctgagagagctgttAACAGAGGAGCTGGGGAGTTACCTAGGGGTAAGAGGAGTGTACACgccgagacacacacagacacgcaaacatacacaaacactcactcacagGCAAAGAAAATACATGTACTGACAAGAATACACACAATTCttcaacccctctccctccctctccccctgtccctgtccctcttcctctccctcttctcatcCAGAATGCCCGGGATGGAGAAGGGGTTGAGAAGGTGATGAATGACCTGGACGCCAACAGTGACGGTGAGGTGGACTTCACAGAGTTCATCATCCTCATGGGAGCCCTGACGGTGGCCTGCAACGACTTCTTCATGGAATATAAGCCCGAGAAACTCGTCCACACGCCCTTCAAAACAAAGGAGGCAACGATAGAGGAGATTAAAGAGTGAAGGAAAGATGGGAGGAGGGActgggaggagggaagggggaggtggAGGTGAAGGGTGCAATGAACTGTAGAGCAATAGTGAAAGGGTATAATTTATGGTTGTATGATCATCTTATGCAATTTATAAACAGTGCAACTGCAATGTGTGAAAAGAGGCTGAGGGAACATCACTGTGTTAAAGTAA encodes the following:
- the LOC109904484 gene encoding protein S100-A1-like, translated to MPDTIMSKEPSSNLENAMQMLIKTFHKYSGKEGDKYTLSRGELRELLTEELGSYLGNARDGEGVEKVMNDLDANSDGEVDFTEFIILMGALTVACNDFFMEYKPEKLVHTPFKTKEATIEEIKE